In Thermoanaerobacterium xylanolyticum LX-11, the genomic window TTGCGATCTGAAACTAAAGTAGGTGATGCCGGAGTCTTCTACCGTTAAAAAGAAGGGAGTATGATTGTACTCTTAGAGTGAACCTTTCATGGTTAATAAAGGTGGTACCGCGGAAAATCTCCGTCCTTTGGGATGAGAGATTTTTTTTATAAGATAATATGTTAAAAGGGGTTGATTTGATGGTCATTATAATGAAAGAAAACGCCACAGAAGAAAATATAAAAACCGTCTGCGAATACGTAAATAAATTCAATCTATCAACACATGTAGTAAATGGTGCTGAAAGGTCCATAATCGGCGTCATCGGAAATGTGGAAATACTTGAAGATAAGCCTATATCCTCGATGGAAGGCGTGTACGACGTCGTCAGGATTTCTTCTCCGTATAAGCTTGTATCAAGGTCTGCAAAGCCTGACAGCACTGTGGTAAAAGTCAAAGATGTAGACATCGGCGGAGGCAGTTTTGTCATGATGGCAGGACCATGTGCTGTAGAAAGCTATGAGCAAATGCTTGAAGCTGCCAAAGCAGTCAAGAAATCTGGTGCAAAAGTCTTAAGAGGTGGTGCATACAAGCCAAGATCATCACCATATTCTTTCCAAGGATTAGAAGAGGAAGGACTTAAGATACTAAATGCTGTCGGACGGGAAACAGGCATGGTCACTATCACAGAGATCGTCAGCAGCTCTCACATAGAGAAAGTATCGCAATACGCAGATATACTGCAAGTTGGTTCAAGAAACATGCAGAATTTCGAGCTTCTAAAAGAGATAGGCAAGTCAAACATGCCAGTTCTATTGAAACGGGGCTTATCGTCAACTATAGAAGAATGGCTTAATGCAGCGGAATACATCATGAAAGAAGGAAATCCAAATGTCATACTTTGCGAAAGAGGCATACGCACATTTGAGACGTACACCAGAAATACTCTTGATTTAAATGCTGTCGCTGCAGTAAAAAATTTATCCCACCTTCCTGTAATAGTGGATCCAAGCCACGGCACAGGCAGGCGTGACCTTATAGCGCCACTATCAAGGGCTGCTGTAGCAGTAGGCGCAGACGGACTTATCATAGAAGTGCACCCACATCCAGACATGGCACTTTCAGACGGCGGGCAGTCACTTACGCCTGAAGAATTTGACAAAGTTTCAAAAGAAGTAAATAAAATTCTTTTGGCTTTAAAAGGCTAAGACTAAAGCTGGATTATCATACGATAGCCCAGCTTTTTTTATCGGCATACATTATTCCATTTTCATTAAGATATTTTTTTGCATCATCTTCAAAACCATTAAGCGAATAATATATAAAGTAACCTTTTATGCCTAAAGTCTTCATATCTTCTACCGTTTTTACAAACTTCTCAGTATCACTTTTGCTAATAGACCTCTCCCAGCTTTTTACCTCTATGAAAAGGTCTTTTCCTTCTTCATAGCTTTTTGCCCAAATATCTACTTCGTGTTCTCGCCCGCCTTCCAACATAACCTTGTATGGCTTTACTTCTTGATATCTTGCAAATTCAGCTCCTTGTACCGGATTATATACTTTGTCCTTGAGCATTACATTTTCTTTTTTATATTGTTCAAATTTTAGGTACTTCATCAATACGTATTCTAATATATGCCCTTTATAATATTTTTCCCTGCCTTTTAAGCTCTTTATCTCTTTTTGCAATGACTCTATCTCCATAAGCTGCTTTTCCCGTTCTTCATCTAATATTTTCTCTAGCGGAAAATTATCTATTTCTTCCTCGTATTTGTATCTAAAAACTTTATAAAATATGTCATCTGTCATTCCTTTATACCTTATGCTTGTGCTTCCTTCACTTATGAGATCTCCCTTTAATAGCATTTGTAGTTTGTTCTCGGCTTCCCTGTCATCGTACGGTAAATTACACTTAGCTATTATCTCCTGCCGCGTCCACTCTTTTTCTCTATTTTTTGATAAAAACAGGACTATTTTTTTGGCATTTTTATCATTTACTGTGCTTAATGTGCGGCTTATATACTCCATCCATGTTCCGTATATGCTGCCACGCCTTAATTCAAAATCAAGTGTTTTAATAAGTCCATCAACAGTAGTTAAATCTTTATCTTTGTATATGCTTCGTATTATAGCACTTATATAAAATGGATCTGAATTTACTAATTTGTTTAGATATAGAGCTACATCGTCTGACACAGGAACCCCTGTTATTATGCTGTAATTGTATATTGCTTCAAGTCCTTCTTCCTCTTTTAAATTATTAAGCTCTGTTTCTATAAATCTTCCTGGCAATTGACCTCTTATTATGTTCTTAAGCCAGCTTACCCAGCTTCCTGTTACAAGCATTGGCGCTACTTTTGATTCTGCCAATGATAAATATGATCCTGCAAGGTCATTAGCTACTCTTGTTCTTCCCATATCCCAGTATATTTCGCTATTAATAAACTGAAATTCATCGATTATTTGAACTATGTAATCACCTGTCACGCTTGCGATTCTATGCGGTGCCGATTGAGCATTATTCCAAATCGTATCAACCATGTCTTTATCTTTTAATGCATCTTTAAATAGTTTTATGTTATCAGAAACAGCTTTATATCCATTTTTCGATGCGATTTCATTTAATTCATCAAGGCTTTTTATTGTACGGCATAAGTTTACATCTCTTAGTTTAAAACCCAGATATTGTGATATGAAAGACGCATAAAAGTTTAAAGCAAAGTCAACGATCCATTTGCTGCCTTCTTTTACTTCGAAGTAAAACGGCACTAAAGGACCATTTTTTGTGTATATAATATTGTAAAGCCTTTCCACAAGCGCTGTTTTCCCTTTTTTTCTTCTTGATAGCAGTGCTGTTGATCTTGATAATTTCACAGGTATTTCGTCTGCCCATCTTTCAAAATAAGACAGCTCCTCCTTTCTTCCAGTAAATAAATCAGGCTGTCCTATTCTTTCTTCAATTGCGTATATCAATTTATTATCATCCATTATAGCACCACCTTGTAATTGGTATCTCCTATTATGAGTATACCGCAACAAACAGTAATTAACAACAAACTTTTACAATGACTTTAAATACCTACAATCGAATATCTTTTTAAGCTTTTTCCTATACGATTGTTGCAAGTGAAATCGGCATATATTAGTATTTCTCAATTTAGAGCTAAAAACATTTCTACTCTACTAATAGTAGCAGGAATATCATGACAAACTTGAATTCGCAAGTGATAATTCTATTATCCATAAATGAAAAGCATAAAAAATAAATAGCAGCTAAAACATTTCTTTTAGTATTTTGCGAGCACTTACCAAAGAAAAACTGATTTTAGCTGCACTTTATATCAATACATATTAGGAAAACCCAATTGTTTTAAAGCTTCATAGACTACAATTGCCACAGAATTTGACAAATTTAAAGATCTTTCCGCCTTTACCTCGTTCATAGGTATCCTTATGCAATCATCTTCGTACTTCTCTCTAAGCCACTGAGGAAGGCCTGCTGATTCTTTCCCGAAAAGGATGTAAGACTCATCTTCGTACTTTACTTCGTGATAAAAGTGTTTGCCTTTTGTGGTAGCTAAATAATATTTACAGCCTTTCGTAGACTCTAAAAATTCCTCTAAGTTTTCGTACACCTTTAAGTCAAGGTATGGCCAATAGTCAAGTCCAGATCTTTTTAAATACTTCTCACTTAAAGAAAAACCAAGCGGTTTTACTAAGTGAAGCTTAGATCCTGTAAGGACACAAGTCCTTGCTATATTACCTGTATTTTGCGGTATCTCCGGCTCAACCAATACTACATTTATGGGCATTTGCATTCCTCCAGTTTATTTAAAGAACTTCCTTGGTATGTACTTCCACATGGCTTCTATCATCTTATCATTAGGTTCAAAGTAGAGAATAGTCCTTTTGCCGGCATTTTCAAAGACAGCGAAGTACACATCAGGTGATGTCATTGAACTTACCGCTTCCACCTTGTTTGGTATCTTTCTGTACTCATCTGAATACTTGTCGCTTGACACCTTTGCTACGATTTCAAAGTCTTTGCAGTCAACACTTAAAAGTCTTTTCCTTCTGCTTTCAGCTACTATCCTATCTACATCCAGCTCACCGTTGGTATATGCGTACTCGTATTCAACGTTTTGCGATTTAATAACGTAGTAGGCAAAAAAAGGTATTGCAACGATAAAAAAGATGAGAAATCCCTTCACAAAAGGTATAAGAGGTACTATGAAAAAAACAATTACCAATGAAGCTAAAATAAGTCCTATAGCTTTCAGCATGTCCTTAGATGTCTTTTGTTTTTTTACAAGTTTTTCAATAAATATATCCACAAAATCAACTCCCAGCTTACTTATACTTTTATAATAAATTTATTTTATCAAAATTGCAACATCATTATTTATACCATGAGGTATTTCCACTTTCCCTGCTTGAATCTGTATGTGTACATGAAAGAACGAACAACAAAGTCAAAGCATATTCCTATCCATATGCCATATATGCCCATGCCCATCCACTTGCCTAAAGCGTATCCTATGGCAATCCTAAAAAGCCAAAGCCCTATAAATGCCGTCACAACTATATACACCAGATCTCCCGCTGCTCTTAAAACGCCAGACAATACATTCATTATAGCCAACATCGGTTCGATTGCAGCAAATATCCTTATGACTACAGCACCCATCCTTATGACTTCAGGATCTGTAGAATAAAGTGCGGCAAGTTGACGTGCAAATATAAACATGATGACTCCTATGACTGTTATTATCCGCACCGCTATTTTATTTGACAGTTTCCCGTACGTCTCCGCCAGCATCATCTTTCTAGCCCCCAAGCTTCTTCCAACCAAAGAAGTAGCTGCCAGTTGAAATCCGAATATAGGCATAAATGCAAGGCCATTGGCATTCATGCCTATTTGGTACACTGCAATAGACGCAGTACCCATTGTAGAAACTATAACCTGCATTATTAAAAATCCGCCTTGCATTATAAGCTGCTCTAAGGACGCAGGGACGCCAACCTTCACAATCCTCAACATCATAGGAAAATTAAGCTTCACTCCGTCTTTTATGCTTAAATTGATCCTTCTCTTTCCAAAGTAAAGAACATAAAGCTGTATAAAACCACCTATAACCCTGGCTATAGTGACAGACATAGCAGAACCTTTTACTCCAAAAGCAGGTATAAGCTGGTGTCCGCCGATATTTACGCCAAACACCGTAAGAGAGTTTAAGATGAGGCTTATCAAGTTTATGGTAGCCGTAATGTACATGGGCGTCCTTGTATCACCTGCACCCCTTAGTGCACCGCCTAATACAATATCTATTATCACAAATGGCATGCCCAAAAGAATGATCTTGTAATACATAAGCCCCAGCTCAAATACATCTTTTGCTACAGAACCAAAAAACAATTTTATCAGCGGGACAGCAAAGATATATCCGAAAACGGTAAACAAAATAAAAATGATTATGCACATTACAAGCGCCTGCATTACAGCAAGCTTTGCATTGTCATCGTCATTTTCTCCTATTAGCCTTGCAACGATTACCGTGCACCCTGTTGACAGCCCTGCAAAGATAGATTGAAAGAAAAACACCAAAGTATTTATCATGCCTACTGCCGCTATAGCAGCTGTGCTTATGTGGCCCACAAATATGGTTGACACCATACCGACCATCATTATAAGCATTTGTTCAGTTATAGAAGGCCATGCCAGCTCTAATATTTCCTTCTGAAGACTAAATCGCTGTTCAGCTTTCTCCATTTTGACCCCCCTATATATCGCTTCCTCTTTTTACAAAATGTCCTCCAAGTTTTTTATTCACATCATATAATATCTTGTCGATCTTTAAATTTCTCTTGACATCCAAATCAAAAAGTGACAACTGCTTTATCTTTGTTGCACTTAAGTTTGACACAGAAAGCCCTATAAGCCTTACAGGCTGCGTCATTTTAGCCTCTTTAAATATGGCCTCGGCAACAGAATAAATATCATCTGACGAATCTATGTATTCATTTAATGTGCGGCTTCTTGTATGAAGTGTGAAATTTGAGGTCTTTATCTTTACAGTTACAGTCCTGCAGTAAAGTCTCTCACCCTTAAGCTCTGATGATACTATGTCAGCAAATCCTCTTAAATACTTTAAAAGCAAGTCTGCATCGCTGGTGTCTTTTTTTAGCGTCGTCTCTTTCCCTATTGATTTCGTTTCCCTGTACGTTTCAACAGGTCTTGAATCAATTCCTCTTATCCTGTCGTATATCTCTTTGCCGTACTTCCCAAATATATTCGTAAGCTCATCTTGGCTTAATTTTAGCAAATCATCCACTTTCTCTACGCCTATTTTTTTAAGCCTTTCAGAAGATTTTTTCCCAATACCGTAAACTTTCGACACGCTTAAAGGCCTCAATATATCAGGCACCATATCTTCAGTTATGATCATGAGTCCATCAGGTTTATTCCAATCCGACGCAATCTTGGCAAGAAATTTGTTGTATGAAACGCCTGCAGACACAGTAAGCCCTGTCACCATGTGCACTTTCTCTTTTATTTCCTTGGCAATATCTTCTGGATTTTTGTCGATATCAGTCACATCCAGGTATGCTTCATCAATCGACAGCGGCTCCACAATATCAGTAACTTCATATAAAATATCAAATACTTTTTCAGACACCTCTCTGTACCGCTGAAATCTTACTGGCAAAAAAATACCGTGTGGACATAAAGTCTTCGCCATGTACATAGGCATAGCTGAATGAACACCATATTTTCTCGCTTCATAAGAGCATGTAGATACAACACCTCTACCAGATAGCCCACCTACTATGACAGGTTTTCCTCTAAGTTTTGGATTGTCATGTTGCTCAATAGAGGCAAAAAAAGCATCCATATCAACATGGATTATCTTGCGCATCATTTTTTATCCCTCATAACTGAATTACTAAAATATATTATAGCACAGCATCTTGTTTACAGCAAAAATGGAATATACTATAAAAAAAGATAGATAGAATATGTTTTGAGAAGCTGTGCAGCAATACTGATTTAAAAGGCAAAGTAGCTTTTGTTGGAGATGGGATAATGTTCCCGCTTTAACAAGAGCAGACATCGGAATTGCAATGGGAAGAATCGGCACTGGTGCAGCTATAGAAGAATCAGACGTGGTGCTGATGGCAAACTAACCTCACAAATTGGTTGATGCAATAAAAATAGCAGCAAGTCTTGCTGCTTTTATGCATTTACGTATTCGTCGTAAACCATCTTTGATATTTTCCCTATGGCCATTTTCCCATCAAGATTCGTATTCATGTTGTTTGTCATCACGCTTATTATGTAGTCACAATCTTTTAAAAACACTATCCCTACATCATGCTCTAATGACTTAAGTTCCCCAGGCTTATGAGCAATCAATACATCATCTGGCAAGTACATATCAAGCCTGCCTAAATCTTGCTGCTTCTTTAAGATTTCTATCATCTTGATGCTGTACTCCTCATCTACAACTTTTCCAGAGTACATCTGCTCTAAAAGGCGTGTCATATCCTTTGGACATGTATAATTGTCTTTCCCAGATTTTATAGCTTCAAAATCCATCATCTTTCTCTGGATTTTAGTATGAAACAAACCTAAATCCTCTGCCATCTTATTTATGTTTTTCATATCTGCTATATCGATCAAAACATTTGCGGCAGTGTTGTCACTTATAATGATCATCAATGTTATAAGTTCTTCTATAGTGAATTTGTGCTTGCTATTTAACTGGTACAAAACCCCGCTGCCTGCAGTTTTCATAAAGTCAGATAAAACGATATTGTCAGTCAGTCTTATGTACCCTTCTTTAGCCATCTTATATATCTGTGCCATGATAAGTATTTTTATCGTGCTGGCAGATGGAAACATCATTTCTTCATTTACGCCTATCATTTCTCCAGTCTTCAGATTTTTTACAGAAACACCTATGTCTCCACCAGCATTACTGACGAAATTCATTATGTCATCATGTAAACTCATAATTAAGCACTTCCTTTTCTCATAATTCCGTACGTCTTAATAGTATCACTTTTGAAGAAAAAATCCAGTACCTATTTAAAGGCAAAAAAATCAGGTGTATTAAACACCCAATTTTATTTACTCACTTATCATATATACCATACTTAAGCATGTTTATGCAACTTTTTAAATCATCAATGATTTTATCTTTATCTGCAATAAGTCTGTCAATGTCGTGATTATACATCTTTATATAATTGTTGCCAATCGCTTCAATAGAAGTCATGATAAAGCTTAAGGACCTATTAATATCTACATCTTTTCGAAATCGCGACAAATCTAAATTTTCCATAAATTTCTTCATGACTTCACTGCTTATTCTCTCATATCTTTTCAATATGTCATCTTTTATTTCTTCTGGCGAATCATAAATAGATACTGTCAAAAATCTGTACTCCAAGGGCTTTCTGTAATACAATCTGAATTTAACCATTGTCCAGCTCATGAGCCTGTCAAATATATCTGAAGACGAATCATCTATGAATTCATAAAAAGCAGCAACAAACTCATCTACAATGCGATCAAAAAGATACAAAAATAAATTCTTTTTGCTCTTAAAGTAGTGGAAAAGAAGGCCTTTTGATATTCCAGCATTCTTGACAATTTCATT contains:
- a CDS encoding serine hydrolase; the encoded protein is MSLHDDIMNFVSNAGGDIGVSVKNLKTGEMIGVNEEMMFPSASTIKILIMAQIYKMAKEGYIRLTDNIVLSDFMKTAGSGVLYQLNSKHKFTIEELITLMIIISDNTAANVLIDIADMKNINKMAEDLGLFHTKIQRKMMDFEAIKSGKDNYTCPKDMTRLLEQMYSGKVVDEEYSIKMIEILKKQQDLGRLDMYLPDDVLIAHKPGELKSLEHDVGIVFLKDCDYIISVMTNNMNTNLDGKMAIGKISKMVYDEYVNA
- a CDS encoding TetR/AcrR family transcriptional regulator, which encodes MYESFENLSDEKRNRIIEASLREFSEKGYMRASTNEIVKNAGISKGLLFHYFKSKKNLFLYLFDRIVDEFVAAFYEFIDDSSSDIFDRLMSWTMVKFRLYYRKPLEYRFLTVSIYDSPEEIKDDILKRYERISSEVMKKFMENLDLSRFRKDVDINRSLSFIMTSIEAIGNNYIKMYNHDIDRLIADKDKIIDDLKSCINMLKYGIYDK
- a CDS encoding DUF6106 family protein — protein: MDIFIEKLVKKQKTSKDMLKAIGLILASLVIVFFIVPLIPFVKGFLIFFIVAIPFFAYYVIKSQNVEYEYAYTNGELDVDRIVAESRRKRLLSVDCKDFEIVAKVSSDKYSDEYRKIPNKVEAVSSMTSPDVYFAVFENAGKRTILYFEPNDKMIEAMWKYIPRKFFK
- a CDS encoding MATE family efflux transporter; translated protein: MEKAEQRFSLQKEILELAWPSITEQMLIMMVGMVSTIFVGHISTAAIAAVGMINTLVFFFQSIFAGLSTGCTVIVARLIGENDDDNAKLAVMQALVMCIIIFILFTVFGYIFAVPLIKLFFGSVAKDVFELGLMYYKIILLGMPFVIIDIVLGGALRGAGDTRTPMYITATINLISLILNSLTVFGVNIGGHQLIPAFGVKGSAMSVTIARVIGGFIQLYVLYFGKRRINLSIKDGVKLNFPMMLRIVKVGVPASLEQLIMQGGFLIMQVIVSTMGTASIAVYQIGMNANGLAFMPIFGFQLAATSLVGRSLGARKMMLAETYGKLSNKIAVRIITVIGVIMFIFARQLAALYSTDPEVIRMGAVVIRIFAAIEPMLAIMNVLSGVLRAAGDLVYIVVTAFIGLWLFRIAIGYALGKWMGMGIYGIWIGICFDFVVRSFMYTYRFKQGKWKYLMV
- a CDS encoding DNA polymerase IV, with protein sequence MMRKIIHVDMDAFFASIEQHDNPKLRGKPVIVGGLSGRGVVSTCSYEARKYGVHSAMPMYMAKTLCPHGIFLPVRFQRYREVSEKVFDILYEVTDIVEPLSIDEAYLDVTDIDKNPEDIAKEIKEKVHMVTGLTVSAGVSYNKFLAKIASDWNKPDGLMIITEDMVPDILRPLSVSKVYGIGKKSSERLKKIGVEKVDDLLKLSQDELTNIFGKYGKEIYDRIRGIDSRPVETYRETKSIGKETTLKKDTSDADLLLKYLRGFADIVSSELKGERLYCRTVTVKIKTSNFTLHTRSRTLNEYIDSSDDIYSVAEAIFKEAKMTQPVRLIGLSVSNLSATKIKQLSLFDLDVKRNLKIDKILYDVNKKLGGHFVKRGSDI
- the aroF gene encoding 3-deoxy-7-phosphoheptulonate synthase, producing the protein MVIIMKENATEENIKTVCEYVNKFNLSTHVVNGAERSIIGVIGNVEILEDKPISSMEGVYDVVRISSPYKLVSRSAKPDSTVVKVKDVDIGGGSFVMMAGPCAVESYEQMLEAAKAVKKSGAKVLRGGAYKPRSSPYSFQGLEEEGLKILNAVGRETGMVTITEIVSSSHIEKVSQYADILQVGSRNMQNFELLKEIGKSNMPVLLKRGLSSTIEEWLNAAEYIMKEGNPNVILCERGIRTFETYTRNTLDLNAVAAVKNLSHLPVIVDPSHGTGRRDLIAPLSRAAVAVGADGLIIEVHPHPDMALSDGGQSLTPEEFDKVSKEVNKILLALKG
- a CDS encoding restriction endonuclease; amino-acid sequence: MDDNKLIYAIEERIGQPDLFTGRKEELSYFERWADEIPVKLSRSTALLSRRKKGKTALVERLYNIIYTKNGPLVPFYFEVKEGSKWIVDFALNFYASFISQYLGFKLRDVNLCRTIKSLDELNEIASKNGYKAVSDNIKLFKDALKDKDMVDTIWNNAQSAPHRIASVTGDYIVQIIDEFQFINSEIYWDMGRTRVANDLAGSYLSLAESKVAPMLVTGSWVSWLKNIIRGQLPGRFIETELNNLKEEEGLEAIYNYSIITGVPVSDDVALYLNKLVNSDPFYISAIIRSIYKDKDLTTVDGLIKTLDFELRRGSIYGTWMEYISRTLSTVNDKNAKKIVLFLSKNREKEWTRQEIIAKCNLPYDDREAENKLQMLLKGDLISEGSTSIRYKGMTDDIFYKVFRYKYEEEIDNFPLEKILDEEREKQLMEIESLQKEIKSLKGREKYYKGHILEYVLMKYLKFEQYKKENVMLKDKVYNPVQGAEFARYQEVKPYKVMLEGGREHEVDIWAKSYEEGKDLFIEVKSWERSISKSDTEKFVKTVEDMKTLGIKGYFIYYSLNGFEDDAKKYLNENGIMYADKKSWAIV
- the trmL gene encoding tRNA (uridine(34)/cytosine(34)/5-carboxymethylaminomethyluridine(34)-2'-O)-methyltransferase TrmL, which gives rise to MPINVVLVEPEIPQNTGNIARTCVLTGSKLHLVKPLGFSLSEKYLKRSGLDYWPYLDLKVYENLEEFLESTKGCKYYLATTKGKHFYHEVKYEDESYILFGKESAGLPQWLREKYEDDCIRIPMNEVKAERSLNLSNSVAIVVYEALKQLGFPNMY